DNA from Rhodoligotrophos defluvii:
GGCGAAGGAGCTCACGATGCTCCACAGATCGAGCGCCGACTGGGTGTACTGGAACTGGTCTCCCTCCTTCATCGCCGCCTCCGAGCCCCCCGGCTCGATGGCCACGTAGCTCGCGCCCAGCAGCCCTTCCGAGGTGATCTTGGCGGTCGAGTCCTCGGGGATCTTCACGCCGTTGTCGATGGCGAGCGTAAGAACCGCTTCATAGACGTCGTCGAGAGCCTGGCTGGTGACGCTGCCCACCTTGACCCCGGAAATGCGGACGTCCGATCCGGTGCTGACGCCGCCGAGGTTGTTGAATGAGGCCTTCACGTGATAGGCGCCGGATATCCCGCCGACGCCAGTCGTCGTATAGACGAAGAAAAGGAAAGCAGCCGCGACCGCGATGACGATCGCGCCGGTAACGGTTTCCACGACGTTCTGCTTCATGGGGGAAAACCTCGATCCTTACTTTAGGCCCTGCACGACGCTTATCGACGTAAGCTCATGAGCGCGAAAGGTCCGGGCGGCAGCGGCGATCACCCCGCCTTACCGTCACTCCGGCGTCCATGGCTCATAGTCTGGCCGTGCCACCACGCGAGGTTCGGGATTCGCGAGGCTGCCATGGGGCAGATAGCGCGGCGCTACCCCTGTCATATTGGGCATATAAGGCTTCTCCCAGGGGTGCGGCTGATAATTCTCCTGGCTCGGGGGTATGTCCACCCGATGGGCAAGCCAGCCATGCCAGCCCGGGGGCACCATGGAGGCTTCGACCACACCGCTATAGACCACCCACCGGCGCTCGCCGTTGCGCTGCCGG
Protein-coding regions in this window:
- the mlaD gene encoding outer membrane lipid asymmetry maintenance protein MlaD; its protein translation is MKQNVVETVTGAIVIAVAAAFLFFVYTTTGVGGISGAYHVKASFNNLGGVSTGSDVRISGVKVGSVTSQALDDVYEAVLTLAIDNGVKIPEDSTAKITSEGLLGASYVAIEPGGSEAAMKEGDQFQYTQSALDLWSIVSSFASSGSGSKSSAPASGATPEPAPQPAPGAGAGEGTQSGAEQ
- a CDS encoding NADH:ubiquinone oxidoreductase subunit NDUFA12, which produces MGVKSFLLQFFTWWHSQTLGTRLLIARQGEFVGEDQFGNKYYRQRNGERRWVVYSGVVEASMVPPGWHGWLAHRVDIPPSQENYQPHPWEKPYMPNMTGVAPRYLPHGSLANPEPRVVARPDYEPWTPE